The Chrysemys picta bellii isolate R12L10 chromosome 5, ASM1138683v2, whole genome shotgun sequence genome includes a window with the following:
- the LOC101946261 gene encoding mucin-5AC-like isoform X1 — protein MKMCKTILPCILLLSDLVVMMAAEETIVPDVTVNTVAPVTVVTVPNTMGETVAPVTVVTVPDTPGKTVAPVTEATITEATLADTPEKTMAPVTETTIPDKMGETVAPVTVVTIPNTMGETVAPVTVVTVPNTMGETVAPVIKVTVPDTPGKTVAPVTEATITEATLADTPEKTMAPVTETTIPDKMGETVAPVTVVTVPNTMGETVAPVTVVTVPNTMGETVAPVTVVTIPNTMGETVAPVTVVTVPNTMGETVAPVIKVTVPDTLGKTVAPVTEATITEATLADTPGKTVAPVTEATVLGMTMTIVLGHKKISTSGLPSVKSFSSSTMKISRESTFFFKSTAKQLTLEDKKLVRSTSTNLTFGPDKEQQTSELEIGLSIFFGILLIIVIIVCCCRWKKSRKSSFDLNSIEATIPLNTIETKEPSSDGEKK, from the exons ATGAAGATGTGCAAAACTATACTTccttgtattctattattgtcaG ATTTAGTGGtcatgatggcagcggaggagaCGATTGTCCCAGACGTGACGGTGAATACGGTGGCGCCCGTCACGGTGGTGACCGTCCCAAACACGATGGGGGAGACGGTGGCGCCCGTCACGGTGGTGACTGTCCCAGATACGCCAGGGAAGACAGTGGCGCCCGTCACGGAGGCTACCATCACAGAGGCGACCCTCGCAGACACACCGGAGAAGACGATGGCGCCTGTCACAGAGACGACCATTCCAGACAAGATGGGGGAGACGGTGGCGCCTGTCACAGTGGTGACCATCCCAAACACGATGGGGGAGACGGTGGCGCCCGTCACGGTGGTGACCGTCCCAAACACGATGGGGGAGACGGTGGCGCCTGTCATAAAGGTGACCGTCCCAGATACGCCAGGGAAGACAGTGGCGCCCGTCACGGAGGCTACCATCACAGAGGCGACCCTCGCAGACACACCGGAGAAGACGATGGCGCCTGTCACAGAGACGACCATTCCAGACAAGATGGGGGAGACGGTGGCGCCCGTCACGGTGGTGACCGTCCCAAACACGATGGGGGAGACGGTGGCGCCCGTCACGGTGGTGACCGTCCCAAACACGATGGGGGAGACGGTGGCGCCTGTCACAGTGGTGACCATCCCAAACACGATGGGGGAGACGGTGGCGCCTGTCACAGTGGTGACCGTCCCAAACACGATGGGGGAGACGGTGGCGCCTGTCATAAAGGTGACCGTCCCAGACACGCTGGGGAAGACGGTGGCGCCCGTCACGGAGGCTACCATCACAGAGGCGACCCTCGCAGACACACCGGGGAAGACGGTGGCGCCTGTCACAGAGGCGACCGTCCTAGGCATGACGATGACCATAGTGCTTGGACATAAAAAAATCTCAACTTCAGGGCTGCCATCAGTAAAAAGCTTCTCAAGTTCTACAATGAAAATAAGTAGAGAATCAACGTTCTTTTTCAAGTCTACTGCTAAACAACTAACTTTGGAGGACAAGAAGTTAGTCAGATCAACCTCTACCAACCTGACTTTTGGGCCAG ATAAAGAACAGCAAACATCTGAACTAG AGATAGGACTCAGCATTTTCTTTGGGATACTCCTTATTATTGTCATCATTGTTTGTTGCTGTAGGTGGAAAAAGTCAAGA AAAAGCTCATTTGACTTGAACTCAATAGAAGCAACTATTCCCTTAAATACCATTGAAACAAAAGAACCAAGCTCAG ATGGGGAGAAGAAATGA
- the LOC101946261 gene encoding mucin-2-like isoform X6 encodes MMAAEETIVPDVTVNTVAPVTVVTVPNTMGETVAPVTVVTVPDTPGKTVAPVTEATITEATLADTPEKTMAPVTETTIPDKMGETVAPVTVVTIPNTMGETVAPVTVVTVPDTPGKTVAPVTEATITEATLADTPEKTMAPVTETTIPDKMGETVAPVTVVTVPNTMGETVAPVTVVTVPNTMGETVAPVTVVTIPNTMGETVAPVTVVTVPNTMGETVAPVIKVTVPDTLGKTVAPVTEATITEATLADTPGKTVAPVTEATVLGMTMTIVLGHKKISTSGLPSVKSFSSSTMKISRESTFFFKSTAKQLTLEDKKLVRSTSTNLTFGPDKEQQTSELEIGLSIFFGILLIIVIIVCCCRWKKSRKSSFDLNSIEATIPLNTIETKEPSSDGEKK; translated from the exons atgatggcagcggaggagaCGATTGTCCCAGACGTGACGGTGAATACGGTGGCGCCCGTCACGGTGGTGACCGTCCCAAACACGATGGGGGAGACGGTGGCGCCCGTCACGGTGGTGACTGTCCCAGATACGCCAGGGAAGACAGTGGCGCCCGTCACGGAGGCTACCATCACAGAGGCGACCCTCGCAGACACACCGGAGAAGACGATGGCGCCTGTCACAGAGACGACCATTCCAGACAAGATGGGGGAGACGGTGGCGCCTGTCACAGTGGTGACCATCCCAAACACGATGGGGGAGACGGTGGCGCCCGTCACGGTG GTGACCGTCCCAGATACGCCAGGGAAGACAGTGGCGCCCGTCACGGAGGCTACCATCACAGAGGCGACCCTCGCAGACACACCGGAGAAGACGATGGCGCCTGTCACAGAGACGACCATTCCAGACAAGATGGGGGAGACGGTGGCGCCCGTCACGGTGGTGACCGTCCCAAACACGATGGGGGAGACGGTGGCGCCCGTCACGGTGGTGACCGTCCCAAACACGATGGGGGAGACGGTGGCGCCTGTCACAGTGGTGACCATCCCAAACACGATGGGGGAGACGGTGGCGCCTGTCACAGTGGTGACCGTCCCAAACACGATGGGGGAGACGGTGGCGCCTGTCATAAAGGTGACCGTCCCAGACACGCTGGGGAAGACGGTGGCGCCCGTCACGGAGGCTACCATCACAGAGGCGACCCTCGCAGACACACCGGGGAAGACGGTGGCGCCTGTCACAGAGGCGACCGTCCTAGGCATGACGATGACCATAGTGCTTGGACATAAAAAAATCTCAACTTCAGGGCTGCCATCAGTAAAAAGCTTCTCAAGTTCTACAATGAAAATAAGTAGAGAATCAACGTTCTTTTTCAAGTCTACTGCTAAACAACTAACTTTGGAGGACAAGAAGTTAGTCAGATCAACCTCTACCAACCTGACTTTTGGGCCAG ATAAAGAACAGCAAACATCTGAACTAG AGATAGGACTCAGCATTTTCTTTGGGATACTCCTTATTATTGTCATCATTGTTTGTTGCTGTAGGTGGAAAAAGTCAAGA AAAAGCTCATTTGACTTGAACTCAATAGAAGCAACTATTCCCTTAAATACCATTGAAACAAAAGAACCAAGCTCAG ATGGGGAGAAGAAATGA
- the LOC101946261 gene encoding mucin-2-like isoform X5: MLFLFKGVDLVVMMAAEETIVPDVTVNTVAPVTVVTVPNTMGETVAPVTVVTVPDTPGKTVAPVTEATITEATLADTPEKTMAPVTETTIPDKMGETVAPVTVVTIPNTMGETVAPVTVVTVPDTPGKTVAPVTEATITEATLADTPEKTMAPVTETTIPDKMGETVAPVTVVTVPNTMGETVAPVTVVTVPNTMGETVAPVTVVTIPNTMGETVAPVTVVTVPNTMGETVAPVIKVTVPDTLGKTVAPVTEATITEATLADTPGKTVAPVTEATVLGMTMTIVLGHKKISTSGLPSVKSFSSSTMKISRESTFFFKSTAKQLTLEDKKLVRSTSTNLTFGPDKEQQTSELEIGLSIFFGILLIIVIIVCCCRWKKSRKSSFDLNSIEATIPLNTIETKEPSSDGEKK, from the exons ATGCTGTTCCTTTTCAAAGGAGTAG ATTTAGTGGtcatgatggcagcggaggagaCGATTGTCCCAGACGTGACGGTGAATACGGTGGCGCCCGTCACGGTGGTGACCGTCCCAAACACGATGGGGGAGACGGTGGCGCCCGTCACGGTGGTGACTGTCCCAGATACGCCAGGGAAGACAGTGGCGCCCGTCACGGAGGCTACCATCACAGAGGCGACCCTCGCAGACACACCGGAGAAGACGATGGCGCCTGTCACAGAGACGACCATTCCAGACAAGATGGGGGAGACGGTGGCGCCTGTCACAGTGGTGACCATCCCAAACACGATGGGGGAGACGGTGGCGCCCGTCACGGTG GTGACCGTCCCAGATACGCCAGGGAAGACAGTGGCGCCCGTCACGGAGGCTACCATCACAGAGGCGACCCTCGCAGACACACCGGAGAAGACGATGGCGCCTGTCACAGAGACGACCATTCCAGACAAGATGGGGGAGACGGTGGCGCCCGTCACGGTGGTGACCGTCCCAAACACGATGGGGGAGACGGTGGCGCCCGTCACGGTGGTGACCGTCCCAAACACGATGGGGGAGACGGTGGCGCCTGTCACAGTGGTGACCATCCCAAACACGATGGGGGAGACGGTGGCGCCTGTCACAGTGGTGACCGTCCCAAACACGATGGGGGAGACGGTGGCGCCTGTCATAAAGGTGACCGTCCCAGACACGCTGGGGAAGACGGTGGCGCCCGTCACGGAGGCTACCATCACAGAGGCGACCCTCGCAGACACACCGGGGAAGACGGTGGCGCCTGTCACAGAGGCGACCGTCCTAGGCATGACGATGACCATAGTGCTTGGACATAAAAAAATCTCAACTTCAGGGCTGCCATCAGTAAAAAGCTTCTCAAGTTCTACAATGAAAATAAGTAGAGAATCAACGTTCTTTTTCAAGTCTACTGCTAAACAACTAACTTTGGAGGACAAGAAGTTAGTCAGATCAACCTCTACCAACCTGACTTTTGGGCCAG ATAAAGAACAGCAAACATCTGAACTAG AGATAGGACTCAGCATTTTCTTTGGGATACTCCTTATTATTGTCATCATTGTTTGTTGCTGTAGGTGGAAAAAGTCAAGA AAAAGCTCATTTGACTTGAACTCAATAGAAGCAACTATTCCCTTAAATACCATTGAAACAAAAGAACCAAGCTCAG ATGGGGAGAAGAAATGA
- the LOC101946261 gene encoding mucin-5AC-like isoform X2: MLFLFKGVDLVVMMAAEETIVPDVTVNTVAPVTVVTVPNTMGETVAPVTVVTVPDTPGKTVAPVTEATITEATLADTPEKTMAPVTETTIPDKMGETVAPVTVVTIPNTMGETVAPVTVVTVPNTMGETVAPVIKVTVPDTPGKTVAPVTEATITEATLADTPEKTMAPVTETTIPDKMGETVAPVTVVTVPNTMGETVAPVTVVTVPNTMGETVAPVTVVTIPNTMGETVAPVTVVTVPNTMGETVAPVIKVTVPDTLGKTVAPVTEATITEATLADTPGKTVAPVTEATVLGMTMTIVLGHKKISTSGLPSVKSFSSSTMKISRESTFFFKSTAKQLTLEDKKLVRSTSTNLTFGPDKEQQTSELEIGLSIFFGILLIIVIIVCCCRWKKSRKSSFDLNSIEATIPLNTIETKEPSSDGEKK; the protein is encoded by the exons ATGCTGTTCCTTTTCAAAGGAGTAG ATTTAGTGGtcatgatggcagcggaggagaCGATTGTCCCAGACGTGACGGTGAATACGGTGGCGCCCGTCACGGTGGTGACCGTCCCAAACACGATGGGGGAGACGGTGGCGCCCGTCACGGTGGTGACTGTCCCAGATACGCCAGGGAAGACAGTGGCGCCCGTCACGGAGGCTACCATCACAGAGGCGACCCTCGCAGACACACCGGAGAAGACGATGGCGCCTGTCACAGAGACGACCATTCCAGACAAGATGGGGGAGACGGTGGCGCCTGTCACAGTGGTGACCATCCCAAACACGATGGGGGAGACGGTGGCGCCCGTCACGGTGGTGACCGTCCCAAACACGATGGGGGAGACGGTGGCGCCTGTCATAAAGGTGACCGTCCCAGATACGCCAGGGAAGACAGTGGCGCCCGTCACGGAGGCTACCATCACAGAGGCGACCCTCGCAGACACACCGGAGAAGACGATGGCGCCTGTCACAGAGACGACCATTCCAGACAAGATGGGGGAGACGGTGGCGCCCGTCACGGTGGTGACCGTCCCAAACACGATGGGGGAGACGGTGGCGCCCGTCACGGTGGTGACCGTCCCAAACACGATGGGGGAGACGGTGGCGCCTGTCACAGTGGTGACCATCCCAAACACGATGGGGGAGACGGTGGCGCCTGTCACAGTGGTGACCGTCCCAAACACGATGGGGGAGACGGTGGCGCCTGTCATAAAGGTGACCGTCCCAGACACGCTGGGGAAGACGGTGGCGCCCGTCACGGAGGCTACCATCACAGAGGCGACCCTCGCAGACACACCGGGGAAGACGGTGGCGCCTGTCACAGAGGCGACCGTCCTAGGCATGACGATGACCATAGTGCTTGGACATAAAAAAATCTCAACTTCAGGGCTGCCATCAGTAAAAAGCTTCTCAAGTTCTACAATGAAAATAAGTAGAGAATCAACGTTCTTTTTCAAGTCTACTGCTAAACAACTAACTTTGGAGGACAAGAAGTTAGTCAGATCAACCTCTACCAACCTGACTTTTGGGCCAG ATAAAGAACAGCAAACATCTGAACTAG AGATAGGACTCAGCATTTTCTTTGGGATACTCCTTATTATTGTCATCATTGTTTGTTGCTGTAGGTGGAAAAAGTCAAGA AAAAGCTCATTTGACTTGAACTCAATAGAAGCAACTATTCCCTTAAATACCATTGAAACAAAAGAACCAAGCTCAG ATGGGGAGAAGAAATGA
- the LOC101946261 gene encoding mucin-5AC-like isoform X4, which yields MMAAEETIVPDVTVNTVAPVTVVTVPNTMGETVAPVTVVTVPDTPGKTVAPVTEATITEATLADTPEKTMAPVTETTIPDKMGETVAPVTVVTIPNTMGETVAPVTVVTVPNTMGETVAPVIKVTVPDTPGKTVAPVTEATITEATLADTPEKTMAPVTETTIPDKMGETVAPVTVVTVPNTMGETVAPVTVVTVPNTMGETVAPVTVVTIPNTMGETVAPVTVVTVPNTMGETVAPVIKVTVPDTLGKTVAPVTEATITEATLADTPGKTVAPVTEATVLGMTMTIVLGHKKISTSGLPSVKSFSSSTMKISRESTFFFKSTAKQLTLEDKKLVRSTSTNLTFGPDKEQQTSELEIGLSIFFGILLIIVIIVCCCRWKKSRKSSFDLNSIEATIPLNTIETKEPSSDGEKK from the exons atgatggcagcggaggagaCGATTGTCCCAGACGTGACGGTGAATACGGTGGCGCCCGTCACGGTGGTGACCGTCCCAAACACGATGGGGGAGACGGTGGCGCCCGTCACGGTGGTGACTGTCCCAGATACGCCAGGGAAGACAGTGGCGCCCGTCACGGAGGCTACCATCACAGAGGCGACCCTCGCAGACACACCGGAGAAGACGATGGCGCCTGTCACAGAGACGACCATTCCAGACAAGATGGGGGAGACGGTGGCGCCTGTCACAGTGGTGACCATCCCAAACACGATGGGGGAGACGGTGGCGCCCGTCACGGTGGTGACCGTCCCAAACACGATGGGGGAGACGGTGGCGCCTGTCATAAAGGTGACCGTCCCAGATACGCCAGGGAAGACAGTGGCGCCCGTCACGGAGGCTACCATCACAGAGGCGACCCTCGCAGACACACCGGAGAAGACGATGGCGCCTGTCACAGAGACGACCATTCCAGACAAGATGGGGGAGACGGTGGCGCCCGTCACGGTGGTGACCGTCCCAAACACGATGGGGGAGACGGTGGCGCCCGTCACGGTGGTGACCGTCCCAAACACGATGGGGGAGACGGTGGCGCCTGTCACAGTGGTGACCATCCCAAACACGATGGGGGAGACGGTGGCGCCTGTCACAGTGGTGACCGTCCCAAACACGATGGGGGAGACGGTGGCGCCTGTCATAAAGGTGACCGTCCCAGACACGCTGGGGAAGACGGTGGCGCCCGTCACGGAGGCTACCATCACAGAGGCGACCCTCGCAGACACACCGGGGAAGACGGTGGCGCCTGTCACAGAGGCGACCGTCCTAGGCATGACGATGACCATAGTGCTTGGACATAAAAAAATCTCAACTTCAGGGCTGCCATCAGTAAAAAGCTTCTCAAGTTCTACAATGAAAATAAGTAGAGAATCAACGTTCTTTTTCAAGTCTACTGCTAAACAACTAACTTTGGAGGACAAGAAGTTAGTCAGATCAACCTCTACCAACCTGACTTTTGGGCCAG ATAAAGAACAGCAAACATCTGAACTAG AGATAGGACTCAGCATTTTCTTTGGGATACTCCTTATTATTGTCATCATTGTTTGTTGCTGTAGGTGGAAAAAGTCAAGA AAAAGCTCATTTGACTTGAACTCAATAGAAGCAACTATTCCCTTAAATACCATTGAAACAAAAGAACCAAGCTCAG ATGGGGAGAAGAAATGA
- the LOC101946261 gene encoding mucin-2-like isoform X3: protein MKMCKTILPCILLLSDLVVMMAAEETIVPDVTVNTVAPVTVVTVPNTMGETVAPVTVVTVPDTPGKTVAPVTEATITEATLADTPEKTMAPVTETTIPDKMGETVAPVTVVTIPNTMGETVAPVTVVTVPDTPGKTVAPVTEATITEATLADTPEKTMAPVTETTIPDKMGETVAPVTVVTVPNTMGETVAPVTVVTVPNTMGETVAPVTVVTIPNTMGETVAPVTVVTVPNTMGETVAPVIKVTVPDTLGKTVAPVTEATITEATLADTPGKTVAPVTEATVLGMTMTIVLGHKKISTSGLPSVKSFSSSTMKISRESTFFFKSTAKQLTLEDKKLVRSTSTNLTFGPDKEQQTSELEIGLSIFFGILLIIVIIVCCCRWKKSRKSSFDLNSIEATIPLNTIETKEPSSDGEKK, encoded by the exons ATGAAGATGTGCAAAACTATACTTccttgtattctattattgtcaG ATTTAGTGGtcatgatggcagcggaggagaCGATTGTCCCAGACGTGACGGTGAATACGGTGGCGCCCGTCACGGTGGTGACCGTCCCAAACACGATGGGGGAGACGGTGGCGCCCGTCACGGTGGTGACTGTCCCAGATACGCCAGGGAAGACAGTGGCGCCCGTCACGGAGGCTACCATCACAGAGGCGACCCTCGCAGACACACCGGAGAAGACGATGGCGCCTGTCACAGAGACGACCATTCCAGACAAGATGGGGGAGACGGTGGCGCCTGTCACAGTGGTGACCATCCCAAACACGATGGGGGAGACGGTGGCGCCCGTCACGGTG GTGACCGTCCCAGATACGCCAGGGAAGACAGTGGCGCCCGTCACGGAGGCTACCATCACAGAGGCGACCCTCGCAGACACACCGGAGAAGACGATGGCGCCTGTCACAGAGACGACCATTCCAGACAAGATGGGGGAGACGGTGGCGCCCGTCACGGTGGTGACCGTCCCAAACACGATGGGGGAGACGGTGGCGCCCGTCACGGTGGTGACCGTCCCAAACACGATGGGGGAGACGGTGGCGCCTGTCACAGTGGTGACCATCCCAAACACGATGGGGGAGACGGTGGCGCCTGTCACAGTGGTGACCGTCCCAAACACGATGGGGGAGACGGTGGCGCCTGTCATAAAGGTGACCGTCCCAGACACGCTGGGGAAGACGGTGGCGCCCGTCACGGAGGCTACCATCACAGAGGCGACCCTCGCAGACACACCGGGGAAGACGGTGGCGCCTGTCACAGAGGCGACCGTCCTAGGCATGACGATGACCATAGTGCTTGGACATAAAAAAATCTCAACTTCAGGGCTGCCATCAGTAAAAAGCTTCTCAAGTTCTACAATGAAAATAAGTAGAGAATCAACGTTCTTTTTCAAGTCTACTGCTAAACAACTAACTTTGGAGGACAAGAAGTTAGTCAGATCAACCTCTACCAACCTGACTTTTGGGCCAG ATAAAGAACAGCAAACATCTGAACTAG AGATAGGACTCAGCATTTTCTTTGGGATACTCCTTATTATTGTCATCATTGTTTGTTGCTGTAGGTGGAAAAAGTCAAGA AAAAGCTCATTTGACTTGAACTCAATAGAAGCAACTATTCCCTTAAATACCATTGAAACAAAAGAACCAAGCTCAG ATGGGGAGAAGAAATGA